One Flagellimonas sp. CMM7 genomic region harbors:
- a CDS encoding NAD(P)H-hydrate epimerase, translating to MGNYLKPIHTDYLKIDTPQMIEVDRLMMEEYHIDLIQMMENAGRCLAILTKERFFSGDVEGKRIAVMAGTGGNGGGALVAARRLHNWGANVKVFVTAEEEKFTPIPQHQYKILKRMGISIQLADMLDGLEKVDAVLDGIIGYSLKGNPNGFAAGMILWANSQHAPVISLDTPSGLDLTSGILYEPTIRASATLTLAMPKIGLFAHETKNMIGELYLGDISVPNELYQERTLGLNPSNIFRYSDVVRLF from the coding sequence GAGGTGGATCGATTGATGATGGAAGAATATCACATTGATCTTATCCAAATGATGGAAAATGCCGGACGTTGTTTGGCCATACTGACCAAGGAAAGGTTTTTTAGTGGTGATGTAGAGGGGAAGCGCATCGCTGTGATGGCCGGTACAGGGGGCAATGGAGGAGGAGCTTTGGTAGCGGCAAGAAGATTGCACAATTGGGGGGCTAATGTAAAAGTATTCGTAACAGCAGAAGAGGAAAAGTTTACCCCAATACCCCAACATCAATACAAAATTTTAAAACGAATGGGGATTTCCATTCAATTGGCCGACATGCTGGATGGGCTGGAAAAGGTTGATGCCGTTCTTGATGGAATCATTGGCTATAGCCTCAAAGGAAACCCAAATGGATTTGCTGCAGGAATGATTCTGTGGGCAAATTCCCAACACGCCCCTGTAATCTCTTTGGATACCCCCTCAGGTCTTGACCTGACAAGCGGTATCCTATATGAACCAACAATAAGAGCATCTGCCACACTCACCTTGGCAATGCCCAAAATAGGATTGTTTGCCCACGAAACAAAAAACATGATAGGCGAACTGTACCTGGGTGACATCAGCGTACCCAATGAACTCTACCAAGAAAGAACACTTGGATTAAACCCATCGAACATCTTTAGGTATTCAGATGTGGTAAGATTGTTTTAA
- a CDS encoding RNA polymerase sigma factor, with protein MVRLQPENWVKLYYSSLTEYARSRVPGKVVKDLVQDTFYAGLKSSDTFRSESKELTWLIAILRHKIYDYYRRLGSQKSLVSERLTLQSDYDNKYANELFNKRLNDSTAESNYLTQELNSIICQGLLTLTIKERLVFKLRHNGYETSEICQKLSLKEAYCWVLMSRARKKMKNFLYQHWLD; from the coding sequence ATGGTTCGACTTCAACCGGAAAATTGGGTAAAACTCTACTATAGTTCGCTAACCGAATATGCGAGAAGTAGAGTTCCTGGCAAAGTGGTCAAAGATTTGGTGCAAGACACATTTTATGCAGGCTTGAAATCCTCTGACACTTTTAGATCAGAATCAAAAGAGTTGACATGGTTGATCGCTATTTTGAGACACAAGATATATGACTATTACAGGAGGTTGGGGTCACAGAAAAGTTTGGTTTCTGAACGCTTAACCCTTCAATCTGACTATGATAATAAGTATGCAAATGAATTGTTCAATAAAAGGCTCAACGATAGCACTGCTGAGTCTAATTATTTGACACAAGAGTTAAATTCGATTATATGTCAAGGACTTCTTACTTTGACAATCAAAGAAAGACTCGTTTTTAAACTTAGACATAATGGCTATGAGACCTCAGAGATTTGCCAAAAACTGAGCCTCAAGGAGGCCTACTGCTGGGTACTAATGTCTAGAGCGAGAAAAAAAATGAAGAATTTCTTATACCAACATTGGTTAGATTAG
- a CDS encoding DUF2721 domain-containing protein, whose translation MENWYLPITLLPGIALMLLSTSNLMVALNNEINDYVGSKPINDKIITRKLAQLKLLNTTMVLFYVSIAFLVISGLLGGIGLTVNLREKIMIYITIIGIVVFLLGIVCLISYSYRSVNIHQEQFKTD comes from the coding sequence ATGGAAAATTGGTACTTGCCTATTACATTGCTTCCTGGAATTGCCTTAATGCTCTTGTCAACTTCCAATCTTATGGTGGCGTTGAACAATGAGATCAATGACTATGTGGGGAGTAAACCAATAAATGATAAGATCATAACCAGAAAGTTGGCACAATTGAAACTGTTGAACACTACAATGGTGCTATTTTATGTTTCCATAGCTTTTTTGGTCATTTCGGGATTGCTTGGTGGTATTGGTCTAACGGTCAATCTTAGAGAAAAGATAATGATTTATATAACTATAATTGGTATTGTTGTGTTTTTGCTAGGGATAGTTTGCTTAATCAGTTATTCCTATAGATCTGTGAATATACATCAAGAACAATTCAAAACCGATTAA